From one Nothobranchius furzeri strain GRZ-AD chromosome 2, NfurGRZ-RIMD1, whole genome shotgun sequence genomic stretch:
- the epm2a gene encoding laforin isoform X1 → MMLLRFGVVLTPQFSDLEVYVLGSREEMGHWDPNRAVRMTASQKLLSPDEPCLWIGEVQLEEPFKDTLWFKFIQRVKDCYIWEGNGPSHDRCCSYDERNVVDGVYCHPIGHWIEATGHTDEMRHTTNFYFKVAGLKAMHFSRVLPRVWLGSCPRQAEHVMITMNKELGVTAVMNFQTEWDVVNNSSGCRRDPNEVMTPETMMHLYRDNGIVYVWIPTADMSTEGRIRMLPQAVFLLHGLLENGHTVYVHCNAGVGRSTAAVCGLLMYVLGWSLRKVQYFVTARRAAVYIDEDALVQAQQDFIVKFGRLQSSILYAET, encoded by the exons ATGATGCTTTTAAGGTTCGGAGTCGTCCTCACTCCGCAGTTCTCGGATTTAGAGGTTTATGTTTTGGGTTCCCGAGAGGAAATGGGCCACTGGGACCCGAACAGAGCGGTTCGGATGACAGCGTCACAGAAGCTGCTGTCACCGGACGAGCCGTGTCTGTGGATCGGCGAAGTGCAGCTGGAGGAGCCGTTTAAAGACACGCTGTGGTTCAAGTTTATCCAAAGAGTCAAAGACTGCTACATCTGGGAAG GCAATGGTCCAAGCCATGACAGGTGTTGTTCTTATGACGAGAGGAATGTGGTGGATGGAGTCTACTGCCACCCCATTGGTCACTGGATAGAAGCCACAGGACACACAGACGAGATGAGACACACCACCAACTTTTACTTCAAGGTGGCGGGTCTGAAGGCCATGCATTTCTCAAG GGTGCTGCCTCGTGTCTGGTTGGGCAGCTGCCCCCGACAGGCGGAGCACGTGATGATAACGATGAATAAAGAGCTTGGCGTCACAGCGGTGATGAACTTCCAGACTGAGTGGGATGTGGTCAACAACTCCAGCGGGTGCAGACGCGACCCCAACGAGGTCATGACTCCCGAGACCATGATGCATCTATACAGAGACAATGGCATCGTGTACGTGTGGATTCCCACAGCCGACATGAGCACAGAGG GTCGGATCCGGATGCTTCCTCAGGCCGTTTTCTTGCTCCACGGTCTCCTGGAGAACGGCCACACGGTTTATGTTCACTGCAATGCCGGAGTGGGCAGATCCACGGCCGCCGTGTGCGGCCTGCTCATGTACGTCCTCGGATGGAGCCTCAGGAAGGTGCAGTACTTCGTCACGGCCAGGAGGGCGGCAGTCTACATAGACGAGGATGCTTTGGTCCAAGCTCAGCAAGACTTCATCGTGAAGTTTGGCCGTCTGCAATCGTCCATCCTTTATGCAGAGACATGA
- the epm2a gene encoding laforin isoform X2, whose translation MLCTRVLPRVWLGSCPRQAEHVMITMNKELGVTAVMNFQTEWDVVNNSSGCRRDPNEVMTPETMMHLYRDNGIVYVWIPTADMSTEGRIRMLPQAVFLLHGLLENGHTVYVHCNAGVGRSTAAVCGLLMYVLGWSLRKVQYFVTARRAAVYIDEDALVQAQQDFIVKFGRLQSSILYAET comes from the exons ATGTTATGCACTAG GGTGCTGCCTCGTGTCTGGTTGGGCAGCTGCCCCCGACAGGCGGAGCACGTGATGATAACGATGAATAAAGAGCTTGGCGTCACAGCGGTGATGAACTTCCAGACTGAGTGGGATGTGGTCAACAACTCCAGCGGGTGCAGACGCGACCCCAACGAGGTCATGACTCCCGAGACCATGATGCATCTATACAGAGACAATGGCATCGTGTACGTGTGGATTCCCACAGCCGACATGAGCACAGAGG GTCGGATCCGGATGCTTCCTCAGGCCGTTTTCTTGCTCCACGGTCTCCTGGAGAACGGCCACACGGTTTATGTTCACTGCAATGCCGGAGTGGGCAGATCCACGGCCGCCGTGTGCGGCCTGCTCATGTACGTCCTCGGATGGAGCCTCAGGAAGGTGCAGTACTTCGTCACGGCCAGGAGGGCGGCAGTCTACATAGACGAGGATGCTTTGGTCCAAGCTCAGCAAGACTTCATCGTGAAGTTTGGCCGTCTGCAATCGTCCATCCTTTATGCAGAGACATGA